The genomic window ACACGTGGGAGGTgagcagccagcccagctgcacGCACTGGGGATGAGAAGCTACCACAAAGGTGGTGTCCCCAGAGAGGGACAGCTGCTCACACCCAGCTCAGTGCCCACACAGGGGAACGAGGAACCACTCAGATGCACCCCAGCAGCTCACCGGGGGGAGACGTGCGATTTAAACCTGCCCCTGGAGTGTGAAACAACCACAGGACAATTCCAGCTGCCTGCCCCAGGTGGgctgagcacacagagctgcagcacacacacaccaagCAGCACTCCTGGAATAGGTGTGGGGCAGCCCTGATGCGCAACGGAAAAGAGATTCCACGTGCATCCCAGCCCATTCTCACCTGTTCTTTTCCATCTCATTGTGCGTTGACCTGAAATAGAAAGAGCACTTTGTGAAATGCTTGTCTCCAGGAGGGTGGCGGACAGCAGGGGTCCCTGCAGAGGGGTCACCGCACCCAGGATGACAAATGTGGTGGCAGAGAGGCGGGCAGGGAGAGGGACCCAGCGAGATGGCAGCGCCAGGGACTGGAAACCCAACTGAGGTGGTCTGGATGGGAAGGGGCTCGCTGCTGGaaaggggagcagcagcacaggggagcACAAAGCAACGCCAACAGCACAGGCAGTGGCACCCAACACACAGACAAACACCCTGGATGAGTGGTTGtaagggagaggaggaagcaaAGGGGCCCAACCACCACTCAGCAGCACCGCGCAGGAAGGGGAAGCTCTCCTCATCCTAACGCCAACCCCACGCACAGCTCCGCTGCGTCTCCGAGGTACGTGAGCAGCTCTGAAGCACAAGTCCTGCTGCTCCCATTGTGAGCAACGCTTAGTGAGGAATGAAGGCCCACGTCTTCCCAGAAAGGGACCTCGGAGCGCTCACTGACTGCGGTCAGGATGGGGACAtcctgctgtcacagctggCGAAGGTCACCCGTCCCCCACGCCGGAGCAGGACGCAGTGCCATGCCCCTgagatggcagagctgctcctccctgagcaaacagcaggaaggagctgggaggagtggcagCGATTTGCCACGAGTGACATTTCAGGGCAAGAGCGCTCCTCCCCAAACAAAGGATCTTAATCTCATCCGCCACTTTGAGAGCCCTCAAACGGAACCCGAGCGCCGTGCACCACGCCAAGGGAACATCCCCAAAACAAAGCCCCAAATCGGCATCCTGCTCTGCCACGTCGTCTGATGGCACCTTCAGTCCCCAACAGAGGACGTCCCCAGGGTGCCCACCCCCTGCCCGGGGTGTGGAGGGGTGGCAGGGGGTGCAGAGCCACCGCGCAGCTCTGTGGGGTGCTGGTGGCGACAGCAGTGCCCTCATGGGTGCCCCACGGCCCACAGTTCTACCAGACACCCCACAATGGGGCAGCCCAGCAAACTACGATCCCTCAAAGCCAGCTGTGTCTCCTCCAgtccccccccccgccccaccTGCGATCACCAGGTGACAGCAGCACCTCCCATGTCCCCAAGGGTCCCCACCACAGCCCCAAACCCCACTGTGTGCTCTGTGACTTGGAATCCCAATAGATGCTGAGCATCCAATGACAGCAGCGTCTCCAGGTTCAGGGACAGGTGCCAATCATCCCCAGAGCTGCCAGACCCCCAGGACAGGGACACCAACAGACCCTGACCCCGATCTCTGGGTGTCCCCCCATGCGCCCAGATCAGCCTGGAGCCTTCTGTTGAATTGACGGGTGCTACCAGCAtccccagtgcccccagtgCTGCCAGACCCCCAGCAATAGGGATCCCAATAGACCTCGGTGACAGCAGGGCCCTCCACATCCCCCACCCCACCTGGCACCCCATGACAGCTCCTGACCCTCAGCTGACAGCGGTGACCCCAAAgtcccccccccagccctcccaaccccccccatGGCAGTGAGATTCCAACAAGCCCCAGCAGACCCCAATCTCTGGATGCAGGCAGTGTCCTCCACATCCCCAGATCAGCCTGGTGCCCCATGACAGCTGCTGACCACTGGCTGACAGCGGTGTCCCCAGAGCCCCTAAAGGTCCCCCCTATGTTCCCCAGTCCCCCCAGCCCCACTATGACCGCAGGATCCCAATAAATCATGGTCTCTGGGTGCAAGCAGGTCCCCCCACACCCTCAAATCAGCCTGGAGCCTTCTGTTAGGCCCTGACCACCAGGttccagcagcatccccagtgcccccagtgCAGCCAGACCCCCTGCAACAGACCCAGTGACAACAGAGCCCTCCACATCCCCCACCCCACCTGGCACCCTATGACAGCTGCTGACCCCCAGCTGACTGCACTGTCCCCAGAGCTCCCACAGGCCCCCAAAagcccccagccctcccagcccccCATAGCAGTGAGATTCCAACAAGCCCCAACAGATCCCAAACTCTGGACGCAAGCAGAGCCCTCCACATCCCCAGATCAGCCCAGTGCCCCATGACAGCTGCTGACTCCCGGCTGACAGCAGGGTCCCTACGGGTTCCTAcaggtccctgtgggtccctatgagTTCTTATGAGTCCCTGTGGGTTCCTACGTGTCCCTGTGGgttcctatgtgtccctatgggtttctataAGTCCTGATGCATCCCTATGAgttcctatggggttcctatgggttcctatggagttcctatgggttcctacAGGTTCCTACGGGTACCTATGGGTCCCGATGAATCCATACGagtttctatggggttcctatgggtccctatggggttcctatgggtccctatgaggttcctatgggttcctaaGGGTACCTATGGATCCCGATgcatccctatgggtccctatgggttcctatgggtccctatggggttcctatgggttcctaagggtccctatgggatcctatgggtCCTCCCTCCCGGTACCTGCCGCCCCCGCCGTTCCTCCGGCCCTTCCCGCGGCGCCTCGGGCTCTCCCTGCGGGCTCGTCCAGCTCCGGGCAGCAGCGAGGCGTAGCCGTGTTCGGCTTCTGTGGGGACACAACGGGAACGGGCAGCGCCGGGAGGAACAGGGAGGTCCCAAAAGGGGCACAGCGGGATGCCGGTACCTCGTTCCCGCCGCTCCAGGTATTCGGCCGCCTCCAGGAGCAGCCCGATGCTGGACCCGACTCCGGACCCGTCGTCACCGACCGCCGCCATCGCCgcgctgcggggccgggccgggccgctccGGGGTGAGCGCCTCGCCCGGCCGCTCCGTCAGCCCCGCCCACCGTCGCCTCTCATTGGGTGCCGCCCCCCCATCGGTTTTCGCGATTGGACAGTTGGCAGACACGCCCTTCCGCGATTGGTTCGGCCCCGAGGAAAGCCCCGCCCCCACCCGCCGTCGACGATCAGACGGGCCCTCTGGGTGGACTCGCTGTGATTGGGTGAGCCGGAAGGCTCCGCCCACGGGGCTGACTCACTTCCTGCCTCCTGCAGCCAATGGGAGGGCGAGGAGCGGACGATGGGGCGTGGCTCCGGCGCCGGGTGTCAACGTGGGGCTGATGGGGAGCGGGCGGGGACCCCCCGACCCCGCCAGGTTTAGGGACCCCCGCAGGGCTGGAGACCCCGtaaggagctgcagcctcccGGCGCTCTTCCCTACGGGCAGATCTCCCTTAAAAAGCTACGAGCCTTCCCGAGCTGGGACCCCCAAGCACAGGTGCAGGAACCTCCTTGagaccccccccaaaaaaaacagcGCCCGAGGCCACAAGGGAGGACGTTCCTCCCCTCCTCCAATAAGCAGAGACCCCTGGAGCCCCCCTGAGAAGCAGAAAGTCCCTATAAgtagccccccccccccatcaccaGCAGGGGCCCCTCGAGCACCCAAAGCTGCTGCCCCTTCATCCCAGAGCACCCCAGCAGCAGGGAACCACCCCCCAAGCAGCGCTTTTGCCCCACTGGGAtgaatttgggggggggggggaagggggcagCTCAGCATCATTTCCTCCCCACACCCCGAAACCCAACCCTGCCCTGTGGTGACTCACCCACCTCGGCCACAGCATGGAAACCAGATAAACCTGGGTGTGTgggtatggggggggggggtcaaaAGGGGGGCACAGCGCCCCAACCTCACCCTTGAAAACAAATACCTTCAACAGCAAAACACCAGCATGGTGAAAATAGGAAATAGGGGAAAATAGGGGAAAATAGGGTGGGATTGGGGgtgagctgctcccagctcactGCGAGCTTCCTAAAAGCAGCCTATGtgagaccaaaaaaaaaatggaggggagggaggggggttTCATCTCATTTTTGGACCTGCAGCCAGTTTTAATTAGAAGGGAGAGAAAGCCAACGAAGTGATGGGGGTTGGGAATCCCTGTGTGGCAGCAGGGCCTTATCGTGGGGCACCAGGCGTGCCGCAGGGATGACCTGGCACCAGTGAGGCAGTGTCACActgacagcagggctgtgtcacTGTCACCCAGCAGAGACACAGGGCTGCCTAATTGGGGACGAGGCTCAGTTTTGGCAAGCTGAAGCTTCAAAAAAGGTAGGAAATAAAAAGCCCCACAGAACTGTCATTGCAAAAGGCTCAGCTCCAAGCTTGGATCTGCACGTCGTGTTCTGAAAGCATCGGTGTAACGTTTAtctgctgccagagctgggAACGAAAGCGCTTTTGGCCGCAGGGCCGTGCTGCCACCTCCTGGGGCTGCGTGAAATCCTCACCCAGCAGCGCACGGAGCAGAGCTGCGCAGTGGGAATCCCTGCCCAAAGCTGAGGTGATCCAACAACGCACAAAGGAGAAGCAAAAACTGAGGCTGTTGGGCTCAAATCCCAAATGCTGAGCTGGGGAAACAGCTGCTGGGTGGCTTCCAGCAGCCTCTTCTCGCTGACTTTATTCCTGAGTGAAGTAATCACAGACAAACAGGGGGGTGGAGggagaaacaaaatggaaaaatatatacagGTTTTAATTAGACAACATTGAGccactgaaaaacaacaacgcaacaggaaaaatacaacCAGCAGGAAATCCTGGCAAGGGACGAACGGAGCTGGGTGATCAACGAGCTTCACCTCGCCCTCCCTTGGTGCAGGGCAGAGCGAGTGCACCCAGACCTGCTCTAAATCACCCCAAATTCACTTTAATGATGGAGTTCTCTCCCATCTCTGAGCCAGCAGCACGCGAGGAAGGCAGCGATGCTCCCCACTCCCTGCAGCATCAAGCAATGAAATCCAACGGTCTGTTGAATCCTCCTTTTCTGTTCATGTACTGCCTGcggggagaggaaaaggaacgGATCAGCGCCTCGCTGTGCCCACAGACAGCAGCCTGGCCATTCAGTTTCCTCTGAAATGCCTTCCGTCCCCAACAGCGTTGTTTTATCACAGGAAAGCAAGTGAGTTCTGTGCAACCTCCACAGCACAAACCTGTATTTCCTCTTCTGGGACACGTTGATGGCGTATGCGTTTGCAGCACCGTCCACTTTCTTGCcctgaaagaggagaaaaatcgGCCCAGAGTTGTGTGCAGCACCAAGAGCTGCCTGCATCcatggcagagcagcaccaagcagagcaaagaactcagcagtgccacagctctGGGCCATGAATCACAGGACgccctgggttgcaaaggatcgcaatgctcatccagttccaaccccctgctgtgtgcaggtcgccaaccagcagcccagagccgcatccagcctggcctcgaatgcctgcagggctgaggcatccacagcccctttgtgttccagtgcctcaccaccctctgtgtgaaggaGAACCCCCACACCGAATGGGTGACTGGAAGCAGAGGAATAAGTTTTGGGGGTATAACCAACCCTGCTGGACCACTTGGGCAAAGAGGCGCCCAAGCACTGCctgtcacagccctgcagggtAAGGAAAGCCAGCCTCGACCCCAGCATGCTCACTTTTGTTGTGTCAAAAGAGGCAAAGCccatcatcttcatcatctcTATTTCCTCTTCCGTCTTGCCTTGCAAATCTTCCTCTGAAAAGGCAACGAAACAGAAGGGTTCACCTCACACAACCGGCGGCGTTCActtaaaaagcactttaaatAAAGTCCCACGGAGCCCTCCCTGCTGGTCGCACCAAGAACTCCAGCACGAATTAACATGAGAAAAGCGCCAGGGCGGAGCCTCACCCGTGATCTGCCGCTCTTTGCCTTTGGTGTCTTTGCTCTCCTTCTTCTCCTCATCTCGTCTCTCCTTCAGCCgcagaggggaggaggagctggagcGGTGCCTCCGGGGGGACCTGGCAACGGCCGGCACGCACGGTTCAGCCTCGCGGGAACCGCAGCACTGCGGGCCGGCTGCTAAGGGGAGCGGCGGGAGGTCCTGCCGGCACCGAGAGCCTCACCTGGATCGCCGCCGGTGCGGGGGAGCGGGAGCGGGTCCTCCTCCTGTCCCTGTCCCGGGATCGCGTCCGTTCCCTTCGCCTCCTCTCCCGATCCCGCGAAGCAGATCGCGAGCGTCGGCGGTCTGCGGGAAGTGGGGCGGGAGAGGAGCAGAGTGCGGTGAGCGGCGGAGAGGGAAAGGGGCGAGGGGGAAGcggggatggggaggaggggggagaggagagaggaatgaaaaggaaaagtagGGAGCAGGGCCCCGCTGTCCCCTCATTTTCGTCCCTCCGGGAAGGCCTCGGACACATCCCCGGGCCCCGCTGTCCCGCAGCCCTCCCGGGATCCCCTTCCCCTGTTCCTGGCCGCCCTCAGGCCCCCAACCCCGGATCCGGACCCCCGTCCCGCTCCCCCGTCCCGCTCCGCTCCCTCCCGTTTCCTCACCGCGCCGCGGCGGCGAGCGGGACCGGCTGCGTCCCATGGCACCGCCCCTTCACCCCACTTCCGTCCGCAGCCCCCCCCACTTCCGGCGCTCCGCTCCGTCTCTCCACGTTCCGTCCAGAAACAGGGCCGCAGCGCTTTGGTTCCGCCACCAAAACGTTCCGGGAGGGGGGAAACCGCGCAGTGCCCCGCCTCGGGCAGCCCCTCTCGGCCTCCAGAAGCGAGAAGGGCTCGGGGCTGGGCCCGCTGCGAGGCTGGGGTCCGCCAGCACCATCACACGGAGCCATacccccaaccccaccccaccGCATCCTTCCATGGACTCTGAGCGCACGGAGGCCGAACGCGGGGTTTATTTATGTACAGGCAGGCGTTACACAGCGCTCCCAGCACCGACCTGCAGCCCAACCCCACGGCCACCAACCGCCACGGGGCCTTCAGGCATCCTTCAGTGCTGTGATGGTGCCCCAAAGCCTTTTCTTTGCCTCATCCTCCGCTCCCAGACCGGCACTTTGGCTGGGATGACTCCATTCCAGCCACAGCCCTGGAAATGGGAGCCAAAAACCCACCGTGGAGTGGTTGGGGCTCAGGGGTGCTGGGGGCCACGGTGGGGcccaggagaggagaaaaagcagcaagggAAAACGAGAGGAGAGCAGTGGGTGAACCCTGCAAAAAAAGGCTGAGGGCAGCCAAAGGGAAACCTCACTGTAGCTCTCCAGCACTTAAAGGCTGCTCATCAGCAGGACTTTCTGAtggcagcagggcaagggggaatggcttcgAGCTAGAAGATGGGAGATTGAGATTAGATTTAGGCAGCAGGagattctttactcagaaggcagtgaggcaatgctgcccagagctggaaGTGCCCCATCCTGGAGATGGACAGGCTGAGGGCAAGGTGTGCAACCGGGCAGCCTgcaaggtcccctccaacttaATCCACGCTGCAGCCTCTAGCAGAATGCCAGCGAGGACACGGGGGCACAGCAAAGACTCTCAGGCTGCAAAACCTCAGTGCTGGGGGAGGACATTCCTGCTGGGGTTGTGgctttgcaatttatttttactctccCCTTTAGAAGTCGCTTGGCCCACCCCAAACTGCAGCCCCGTAAAGAAAACCAACCCTATCTTACGCATTTCCTCCTCTCcgtctcctgcctgcagcagccctgcattCGACCTTAAATGACTCCCACACCCCAAAAAAAGCCACCAGACTTTTCCAGgcttcagagctgctttttcttcttccctttgggTTGCATGGCTGGGCATGGGGAGGTGAGGCTGGGGGAAGGATGGGGAGGATCTGTGCGTGTGCTCAGGAGTccagagctgggctgagcagCGGTTCGGCCTCGGGGCTCTCGTGCTCTTTACGTGTACAGGCACTCATCGACGCAGTGTGGGGGGACCAGGGCAGTGCCTCCTACTGAAGTGAATTGGCAGCGTGTGTTCATCCCAAAGTAGCACTTAGTGAGTGAAGTTTGCTCAGTTTTACGTGACTCTGCCCCGAGGCTCCTCGTCTTCTGTGTTCTCAGGTGCGGTGCAGAAACCCTGCTGCTCTCCACCAAGCAGCAAACGTGTGAGTGTGGCACCAGGAGAAGGGGACCGAGGTGGCTCACAGCCTTGGGGTAAGATTGCGATCCGAGAAGGAAAGTGTCCCAGGTGCTCTCCTTCGGGGAGAGCAATCCTCCGGTGTTGGGCTCCATCCCATCACCCTGGCAAAGAGATGCCAGGGGCGAAGCCAGCGCCGTTCCAGCAGAGCATGAAACAAAACGTTTTGGGTCAAAGGCCCAAAACCAGCGACGACAGCACACCTTTCTCAAAACCATGCGCATCCGGGCTGTGCCTCCGCGTTGCACGAGGGCTCTGCAAGCAGCGGGTGGGATAAACAAACCTCAGAGGCCACGTGGGTGCCTGGGAGAGACGGGGGAGCGCTGGTGGGAGCGGGGACGTGGCGGTGGGTATTTCCCCAAGCAGCAGACAGGGGCCAAAATCTCTCGGTAAGCTCAGCGGCCACCTCCGAAGCGGGTGACGGGGGGGACTTGGTGCCTCGTGCCGGGGGCTCCCGGATTGTTCACCTCCAGGGTTTTTGGCTGCGCCACGGCCAGACGCACGGCGCAGACGCATCCGTCTGGAAAGACACTCGGCCAAAGCcacggggggaggggggagaggcTCAAGATTcgatcttttccttctttttgcccTTTTTCAGGAAGGACGGGGTCCggaatttcttcttcttcttggaGGGTGATTTGGAGGGTGAGCCTTCGGGGGAGACGGGGGTGCTGGTCACCGTCTCGCTCTTCTCCTTGGGGGCATCCTGCTCTGGGTTGGCCGGGGTACTCGTCTGGTCCCCCCCTTTGCTCTCCTCCGTGCTCTGCTCCTCATCCTTCCCATTGACCACCGCAGGCGGCTCCTTCTCGGCGGAGGAATCGGCCGGAGCTTGGCCATCCTCCACCTTCTTGTCACCTTGacaaagggagagggagaggtgAGCGCCGCAGGGCCGCCAGCCGGCATCGCCCTCCCCGTGTCACCCCGGGCAGGAGCAGGATCCAACCCTGTAAGCGCAGCACAGCGCGCCGGGATGCGACACACCGCTTCCCTGAGCCTTTCCCCTCCCCACAGGATGGAACATGGGGCAGAGCCCCACATCCCGGCCTCAGCAATGGAACAAAGCGGGCAACACCAGCAAGGCAACCCAAGGCACGTCCTGCTGCAGGCGCTGAGCGGGCTGCTGGAGCCCGGCCCCTCCGTACTTACTACAGTGATAAGCATTCAGAGTCAGGGGGAACTCCTGGGGTGAAAGCGACACatggaggaaagagaaaggaagacgTTGtggagacagacagacagacggacaCCATGAGACACGATGAGACAGCCAGCAGCCCCCACCATCACCCCCCCTGTGCCCCGGCCCATGCAGGTTGCATACGACAGGTGCACGCGATGTGTGGGCAACGGCGCCGGGAGCCCCCCTGGTGAGTGCCAAAATCCTGCGTGGACCTTAAAGGGAGGCGGCAGGTATGGGGCTACCGTGCATCCCcactgctgtggggcag from Lagopus muta isolate bLagMut1 chromosome 27, bLagMut1 primary, whole genome shotgun sequence includes these protein-coding regions:
- the SNRNP27 gene encoding LOW QUALITY PROTEIN: U4/U6.U5 small nuclear ribonucleoprotein 27 kDa protein (The sequence of the model RefSeq protein was modified relative to this genomic sequence to represent the inferred CDS: deleted 1 base in 1 codon) — encoded protein: MGRSRSRSPPRRDRRRSRSASRDRERRRRERTRSRDRDRRRTRSRSPHRRRSRSPRRHRSSSSSPLRLKERRDEEKKESKDTKGKERQITEEDLQGKTEEEIEMMKMMGFASFDTTKGKKVDGAANAYAINVSQKRKYRQYMNRKGGFNRPLDFIA